The DNA window AAACCCCCTGCTCACAAGGAAGGAGAGGACCATGCCAACGCGGACGTCGAGCGCCGCCTGGAAAGGCGGCTTGAAGACGGGATCGGGAACGGTAAAGGTCGGGAAGGTCTACGAAGGAAGCTATTCGTTCCCGTCGCGCTTCGAGGAAGGAGCCGGCACCAATCCCGAGGAGATGCTGGCGGCCGCCCACGCCGCCTGCCTGAGCATGGCGCTGGCGGCGGGGCTGGAGCGCGCCGGGACCCCGGCAACCGAGATTTCCACCCGGGCTTCCGCGACTCTGGAGAAAGTCGGCGAAGCGTTCCGCATCACGAAGATGCGCCTGGAGGTGCGCGGCAGCGTGCCGGGGATCGCCGCGGCCGCCTTCAAGGAAGCCGCCGAGAAGGCGAAAGAGGGGTGTCCCGTCTCCAACGCCTTCAAGAACAACATGACGATCGAGATGGAAGTGATGCTCGAGGGATGATTACTTCTTGATCTCCAGGAGCTCGACTTCGAACACCAGGGTGGCGCCGCCCGGAATGCGGGGCGGCCTTCCCTGGTCCCCGTAGGCCACGTCCGAAGGGCAGACGAGCTGCGCCTTCTCCCCCACCTTCATCTTCTGCAAGCCCTGGGTCCAGCAGGGAATCACGCCGGTCAGCGCGAACTCGGCCGGCTGGCCCCGCTGCACCGAGCTGTCGAAGACCGAGCCGTCGGTGAGCTTACCGGTGTAGTGCACCTTCACCGTGTCGGTGGGCTTGGGGCTGTCGCCCTTCCCCGGGGTCAGCGTCTTGATGATGATGCCCGATTCGGTCTTGACGGCCCCCGACTCCTTCTCCGCCTGGGCCAGGAAGTCGGCTGACTTCTTCTTTTCGGCATCGGCGGCGGCGGTGGCCCGGCCGCGCGCGAACTCCTGGATCTGGGCGGCCCGGCTCTGCGGATCGACCTCGGGAGTCTTGCCCAGCGCCGCATCCTTGAAGCCGCGGGTCATCGTCTCGATCTGCTCCGGGGTGAGGGACATCGACTTCACGTTCCCCCCGAGCATCACGCCCATGGCGTAAACCGTCTTGTCGTCCTCGGTGAGGAGCTGTCCGTTCCCGCCGGTGGTCTTCGTGGCATCACTCCCCTTGCACCCTGCCAGGACGGCCATCCCTGCCAGGACCGCGACCATCGCCAGCTTTCTCATAGTCTCCTTTCGTGCTGGGACGTCGATTCATCCCGTCCCGCTGCGTTGCACCACGTCTTCCATGATGCCCGCCACACCGGTTTCCGGCACGACGAATAGTCGCCGGGCGGGCGGCGCACTATACATTTCCTTTGGCGCCCCCGGCAACCGGGCTCTCCCAGACCAGCCCAATCGTTTCGTACCCCTGCCCCGGATGGCGCTGGCGCGCGTCCTGTTCCGGAATGGGAACGGGGTAGCGCGGATCTCCCAGAAGCCGCAGCCGGGAAGCCTCCAGCAGCCGGCGATAGACCTGCGCGTCGGCTTCCTGGGGAGTCATGTCCTCGGTGATCACCAGGAAGCCCCCCGGCTTCAGGACCCGCTCCATCTCGTTGAGACAGCTCGCCCAGGCCTCCTGCGGAATGTGCTCGATGACCGAAAGACAGAAGACGCGATCGAAATGCCCATCGGGAAAGGTGAGCTTGTCGGCACGGTCGGCGACGAAGCGGATCGGATGGACCCGATCGGCCTCGGGAAGTCCCCAGACCGAATGGATGCCGGCGGCCCGGAACAGGACCTTCTTGATCATCGAGCGGGCGTTCTGACCGAGCGTGCGCTCCCGGTCGTAGACGCATCCCGCCCCCTCGTTCAGCGAGGGATCGGCCACGACGCATTCGTACCCTCGTCCCGCCAGGTAGTAGGCGAAGGCGCTGCCGCCACCGCCCACGTCCAGAATCCGGGCGGGCGGGGTGGGAAGCCGTGCCGCCAGGATCGCCCAGGGATATTCCCAGGAACGCGACCAGTGGTCGAAGCCGGTGTAGCTCTTGAGCCGCGCGCTGCGCAGCAGTAATGGCCGGAACCAGGCAGGCTGCATGCCTAAGGCGATGGCGCGCATCGCCTGGTGGAGGGATTGGAACTCCTCTCGCGCGCAGTCCCGCATGTCCAGAAGACGGGAAGTCTCCATCCGGGCCGCTTGCGGCGAAGTTGCGAGAGGCTGTGTTCCAGAGATCGTCACGTCGCTCCCGGAGGACGACGGCTCCGACAAGGTGCCGCCGTACGGATAGCACATCGAGCGGCGCTTATCGTCCCCGAGGCGGCCCCGCATGTCAACGCGATTCAGCCAAGGCCCTCGATCCATCCCGGCTTGCGGCGTTGCGTCTCGCCTGCGTAACGCCATGGTGCGCGGCGCTTCGTCGGTGGAGCGGCCCATGGGCCGCGGCTTGCAATCCGGCGGCTCGACGGCCGATCTTGGCTTTTTCCGATAGGCAGTCTTTAGCGGGTCGCGGCCGAATCCGCCCAGCCGTAGGCGGTAAGGAACCGCAGCAACCGCGGGTCCTCCGTGGAGACGGCGGGAATCCAGACCCCGAGCGGGCGGCGATCCCACCAGGCTCCCGTCGGATTCCCTGGCGGCGCAAAGTGGTACTCATACAGCATCGCGCGGATGAAGCGCGGCGGCGCGTCGGGAAACGGGTTCCCGGCCAGCAGGCTCAGGGCTCCGGAATCGTTGTGCAGCAGCTTCCAGATCAGATGCAGCGTCCAGGGATAGCGGTCCGGGGAGGACATTGCCGCGAACCAGATCTGCCAGTCGATGCGCGGCTGATAGGGGGAGATGATGCAGGGCCTGCGCTGCGGATCTCCCGGCTTGCAGACGAACTCGTAGTCCCGCCAGACAGAAGTCTCGGCCGGTGCGGTGTCGGAGGTCCCCTGGAAGACAATCTCCCGGCGGATCTTGCCGACGCTGCCGAAAGCGCCATAGGTGTTCACCAGCTCCAGCCGGTCGAAGGAGGTGTTCATCGCCTGCCTCTCGGAGAGGAGGTTGCTCACCACGTTGATGCTGAGAACGGCGACCAGGGCCACCAGCGTCATCGCCATCCAGCGCTGGGAGCGCGACGCTCGCGCTTCGAGCCGGGCCCGCTCCGCCCGCCGCACGATCCATCCCGGCAGCACCTTGCACAGCAAGCCGTCATCGAAGCAGGCGAGGATCGGCACGATCGTCAGGTAATTGAGGAAGGAGAGATTGCCGCTCGCAATCAGGAACAGCTGAAAGGCGAGCAGGACGCTCCCCGCGACATGCCGCGCCCGGCGCGGGCCGAAGGCGAACCAGGGGGCGACCATCTCGGCGAAGTGATTGAACAGCACCCCGAGCTTGTGGAACCAGAGGGGCATGAAGTGCAGGGTGCGGCTGAGGGGGTTCGGGATCGGCTGGGTTTCGTAGTGGGTCGTCAGGCAGGTCAGATCGCGCCAGCAGGGGTCGCCCCGCATCTTGATCAGCCCGGCCCCCAGCATGATGCGGAAGATCAGCCAGCGGAACAGCACCAGGACCGGAATCGACGGCGGACGCGACGGGAAGGGGCGAGGGTCGAGCAAAGGACAGAGGAAGATCCCCAGGAACCCGGTTTCGAGGAGCTGGATCTCCCATCCATACCCATACCAATCCTGCCCGACATGCACGAAGGACATGTAGAGGGCCCAGAGGAGCGCCATGATCAGGGCATTGGCGTATCCCGCCAGCACCAGCAGCGAAAGCGCCGCCCCGATCCAGGCCACCCCGGCCAGCCACGCATCGGATGAGTCGGCCCAGAAGAGGCTCGGAAACTGCAGGAAGCCTTCCATGCGCGAGCCGAAGTGCGACTCGACCCGGCTCAGGAAGTGGTTCAACGGAAGCAGTCCATGGCTGCCGATGAGCGGGACGATCTGCCGGACGGCGCACAGGAAGGCCACCAGGTAGATTCCGCCCAGGAGCCGAAGGATCAGGAAGCGGGTCAGCCAGTAGGTGGGAGCGGAGCTTTCGGGCGGTGGAAAGAGTGGGTCCAGGAAATCGCTCAAGCGGCTCAAGGGGCGAGCGGGAGAGAATCCAGGGAATCCAGCCTGCCGACGGGGTAGAGTCCCATGCGCGAATCCCACCAGGGAGAGCGCCGGTGGAAGAAGGCGAGGCGGGCCTGCGGGTCGGCGGCGAATTCCTTGTCGCCGGCAATCTTCCGCTCGAACTCCTCCTTCAGCTTCGGGTCCTTCGCGAGCATGTCCCTTGCCAGCTTCTCCAGGACATAGCTCTCGCCGTATTCCTTCTGCTCGAAGACGGCGTTGAAGAAGCCCCAGGCCATCGCCGAATCGGGAGCCTCGGGCTCGAGGAAATGGATGGCGACTCTCGCGGCCGCCTGATCCAGGGGAACCACGACGGAGCCCTTCGGAAAGGAGATCGTCTCGCGCACGGCGCTGCAGGATCCCTGCGAGCCTTCTCCTTCCCGCGCCTCGACCGGAACGAACAGCACCTGGCGCCCTTCGAACGAGCTGGCCTGCCACTTCAGCCCCTCGCAGCGGTAGGTCCCCACCTCGCCGCTCCAGGGGGCCGAGGTGCGCCGCATCGTCAGCCCGTGCGCTTCGAGCACCCCGATGACCGCCTTCCACTGGGCCGGCACGATGTAGGCGCGCGGCGGAACGACCGTCTTGGCAATCTTCACGCCGGCCGTGCGCGGCACCGTGATTTCCTTCAGAGCCGGGAGATAGCTGATCTCGATGCCACCGGAGATTTCGCTCGTGGCGCGCCGGTAGTCGTGGCTCGGGTAGAGGAAATCCTGCGTCTCCTTCGTCGCCTCCAGCCGGATGGGGTACGGACTCCTGCCGGTCGCTTTGCCTCCCTCCGCGATCGTGGCGGCATCGGCTTCGCGGTTCATCGCCACCAGCTTGGCGGCGTCCCGATTGATAGCTTCCAGCAGCGCCCGCAGCAGCTCGTAGTTCCCGGTGACCCGCGTCTTGTAGTCCTTCAGCATGTGCAGCTCCACCAGCATGCCGGGGCGGTTGCGCAGGATGGTGTAGCCGGTGGAATAGCGTGGTGTGTCGGGGAAGACCGCCAGTCCCTCCGCCGGATCGGAATCATCGCGCAGGAAGACGAGCGGCCCGATGGCGTGTCCCGACTCCTTCACCGACCTGTCGAGATACGGACCGAGAACCGTTTTCTGCCATTCGGCCAGCGCGGGGAAGACATCGGGGGTTGTGTCGAGATTGTAGGTGACATCGTAGAGGTAGTCGGCGCCGTCGGTGACGTGATCGTCCACGAAGAAATCGGGATTCCAGCGGTCCCAGAGCTTCAGGAAGGCGCGCGTCTCGGGGGCGTCGGCCTTCAGGTAGTCGCGGTTCAGGTTCAGGTTCATCGCCTGGGTGCGCCATCCCATCTCCTCGGGACCGTTCTGATTGATGCGGTTGAAGGCACCGAAGCGCTCGTGGCCGTCGGCGTTGTAGATCGGGATGACGACCACCACCGCACGCTCCAGCAGCGCCGCTTTTTCCTTGGTGACGGTCATGTCGCGCAGCAGGGCGAGGCAGGAGTCCTTGCCGTCCATCTCTCCGGCATGGATCGAATTCTGGATCAGGACGACGGGGCGGCCGGCCCGGCGGATCTTCGCGGGATCGAAGGTTCCGTCGCCGGAGGCGATGACGGCGACCAGGTCACGCCCTTCGCCGGTCGTGCCGAAGCTCTCGATTTTCAGTCGGGACGGAGCCGCCGCGGCCAGGCGCTTCAGGTAGGCCATCGTCTCGGCGTAGCGCGGCGTCTTGCGGTATTCGGAGATCTCGGCTGGTGTGCGCCAGTCGTCGCGGCCGGCAGCCGAAGGGGTCTTGGGCGCGGCCACCAGGCCTGCCAGCGCGCCGGCGGCCATCGCCAGGGCCACGGCCGGATAGGGAGCCGGCAGCCGGAGCCGGATCTTCACGATTCCTTCTCCACGCGCATCTTCTCCTGGGGAATCGGCGCCGACTCTAACCTGAGGCCGAGCAAGGCTGCAAGCGATTGGCCGTCACAGCGGGGGGCGGCTGTTCCGACCGTAGCCGGTCAGCTCCATGTACCCTTCGCCCACGATCGCGCCGCGGGATCGCACGCGCACCGCGCCTTCCCAATAAGCAAGGTTGGCGGAGCGCCGCGCCACATTCTCCTGGTCCGCCAGCTCCGGCTCGACCTCGAGCGTCAAGCCTGCGCTGGGAATCTCGAGGATCCAGCGCGCCGGATAGACGGCCCCGGTGTGCGGACTGGTCCAGGTTTCGACGCTGCGCCCCGACCAGTCGGCCGGCTCCAGGTAGCGGGGCTTTCCCGCGGCGTCGACGATGGTTCCCCGGCGGAAGCTTCCGCCGCCCGATTTCTGCCGCAGCCGGTAGAGCATCAGGTCGCGCCCATCCTCGAGCCGCAGCCCGAACCAGTCCCAGCCTTCCTGGTCCTCGGCCAGCGCCGTGGTGCTCATCTCGCGATCCATCCAGCTCGTGCCGCGCACCGGAATGCTCCGTCCCTCCAGGGTGAGGGTGCCGCGCGTCTCGAGGCGGGTGAAGCTGTAATACAGGCTCGCGGCGTCCGCCGTGTCTCCTTTGCGGCTGTAGCCGCCGGGACCCTCGAGAACCAGCGGCTTCAGGGGGCGGGTCGACAGGTCGAAAGCCAGCCCGCGCACCTCGTCGCGCATGCGGAAGTCGAACCCTTCGCCGTTCCAGCGCAGCTCCCAGGGCTCCGAAGTGCCGGGCGGCGCCAGGCTCCAGGCGAGCCGCGGCTCGGGAAAGATCGAGAACCCGGCCAGCAGCGGAATGTCGCGGTACAGGACATCGCTGAACCGATGCCGTGCGGCGGAAAGATCGGCCGCCGCCGCATGCCCCATGAAGAGCTGCCCGGCGCTCCATCGCGAATCGAGCGGCGGCTTTTCCGGGACGAGCCCGATCCGGAAGACGGTGAACTGGTAGCCGAAGCGCCGCCCTCCGCCGCTCGCCTCTTCCAGGATCCCGGTGAAATACCACCATTCGTTGCGGAACTCCGGATGCGCCCAGTGGTCGCGCGGGAACGACCAGACGTTCCCCGGCGCGGCGCCGTGCCAGTCGCCGGACAGCAATCCGACGGCCCCCACGCAGAGGAGGATGCACAGCGCGGCGGCTTTACCGATCCTCACGGCTCAGCTCCACGGCGGGGGTGCGGGCGGCGCGCAGGGCCGGGTAGAGGCTCGCGGCGATCGCGCAGGCGAGCAGGAGCGCCGCGTCGGCAGCCACCGAAGCCGCCGGGAAGTGGAGCGCGATGGTCCAGCCGAAATAGGCCCGGTTGATGCCATAGATCAGGATCAGCGCCAGCGCCATGCCGCCGGCCGAGCCGGCCGCAAGGGAAAAGCCCGCCAGTCCCATCCCTTTCCCGAGAAAGACCCGGAAGATCTGCGGGCGAGAGGCGCCGAGGGCGCGGTAGAGGGCGAGCTCGGCGACCTGCTCGCGCGCCAGGACCAGCAGCGTGAGGGTCACGCCGCAGACGGCGATGAGCAACCCCATCGCCCGCAGCAATCGGGTGACCGCGAAGGTGTCGTCGAAGATCGCCAGGATGCGCTGGCGCAGCTCGCGGTTGCTGCGGATGCGCAGCCCGCGTCCCGCCAGCTCGGCCTGCAGCCGGCCGGCCACCGATTCCGCATCGGCGCCGGGCTTCAGGTAGAGCGCCATGTTGTTGATGGGCCCCTCGCCGAAGAGCTTCGCGAAGGTCTTGAGATCGACCGCCGCCGATCCCTGCTCGCTGCCGTAGTCGTAGTAGACGCCGGCAATCGGCAGCCTGCGCTCCCCTTCGGCGGCTACGATGCGCGGCCGGTCCCCACGGCGCAGCCCCGCCTTGCGCGCCAGCGGCTCCCCCACCAGGATCGCCCCCTCGTCCCGGGCGCGCCGCAGCGCTTCACGCGCATCGCCTTCCAGCAGCGCGAAGCGCGAGGCCCCCTCGCGAAGCTCCATGTCGACGCCGATCACCGAGACGCGGCGCCCTTCGATCTCGGTGAAGGTTTGCCGCAGCCGATCGATGGCACGCACTTCCGCTCTTCCCTGCAGGGCCGCCAGCGTCGCGGCATCGATTCCGGCCTCGCCACGCGCCCGGCTGTACGATTCGGTGGAGACGTAGACGTCGGCCCGGATGGTGGCGTCGACCCACAGCTCGAGCGTCCGCCGGAAGCTGCCGATCATCACCGTGATCCCGACCAGCATGCTCACCGTCACCGTCAGCGCCGCGGCCGCCACCGCCGTGATCCCGAGGCTGCGCCCCAGGCTGCGGACCCCGTAGGCGAGCGCGAAGGCGTTGCTGCGCATCCAGCTGCTGGAGAGCTCGAGCAGATAGGGGCTCATCAGCGGCAGCGCCAGCAGCACGGCCACGCCCACCACGAATCCGGCGGGCTTCAGATGGGATCCGAACGTCGCGTACCAGATCAAAGCCGACCCGGCCAGGATCACTCCGGCGATCAGCAGGGCCGGGGCCGCCGCCCCCACCCGCTCGTGCAGGCGATAGCCCGACAGCAGGCTGCGGGCGTCCTTGCGGCTCATCTCCCAGCAGGGCGCCACCGATCCGGCAAGCGCGGCCGCGAGTCCCAGCACCGCCGAGAGCACCAGCAATCCCGGTGGGACCGAGAGGTGCTCCACCGACTGGAGCAAGTAGAGGTTCGACAGCGTCGCGCTGACGCTTTTCACGTTGGCGCGCGCCGCCGCGACTCCGAGCGGCAGGCCGATCGCCACTCCCGCGAGCGAGAGGACTCCGACCTCCGCCAGGATCAGCCCGGCGACCTGCCCGCGCCCCGCCCCCAGCGAGCGCAGCAACCCGAACTCCGCACGGCGGCGCAGCAGCGAGGCCTGGATGCTGGCGTAGACCAGGAAGGTGCCGACAAAGAGGCTCACCAGGCTCAATGCGGTCAGGTTCAGCCGGAAGGCGCTGAGCAGCCCCAGGGCCTGGGAGCGCCGCTGCTCCGGCGTTTCGATGCGGACGCCGGGTCCCAGGCTCCGCCGCAGGCGCTGCGCCAGCTCCCTTCCCGCGGCGCCTGCCGCGCTGCGGATCTCCACCTGATCGATCTCGCCCGCTCTCCCCAGGAGCGCCTGCGCCTGGGCGATGTCCATCACCGCCAGTCCCGGACCGGCCAGCGGCGCGATTCTCTGAAAATCCACCAGGGCGCCGACCTTGAGCTGGAGGCGCCGGCTTCCGGAGGTCGCCTCGAAGGCGTCCCCGACTTTCCAGCCGCGCGCCGCGGCCAGCTTCGGCGTCAGCGCAATCCATCCCGGCTCTGACAGCGCCGCCGCCAGGTCCTTCGGCGTCTCCTTCCAGGGAACCGATCGGGCGGCGTAGAGATCCAGTCCGACGATCTCGAGGAAGGCGCCGTCACTTTGCGGCAGGGCAACCGAAGTGCGCAGCACCGGCCATGCGGCCGCCACGCCGCGCGTGCCCAGGACCTTGGGAAAGATCTCCTCCGCGAGGCGGGGGCCCCGCGCGGCGACGGTGAGATCCGATTCCCCCGACACCGCCTGCGCGCTCGCTTCGAAAGCCTGCAAGGCGCTGCGGTTGAGGATCTGGATCGACAGGGCCGAGGCGACGCCCAGGGCCACCCCGGCGAGCGTGAGGAGGAAAAGAACGGGACCGGCCCGCAGGCGCTCCGCCAGGCCGCGCAGGACCAGGCGGATCATGCCGGCCTCGGGGAAGCCGTGGGGCCCCCTGCCGGCTCGAGCAGTCCGCTGCGCAGCCTCCAACGCTCGTCGGATAGGTCGGCGAGCTCGCGGCTGTGGGTCACGAACAGCAGCGTCGTCCCCTCCGTTCGCGACAGCTCGAACAGCAGCGCCATCACGCTGCGGCCGTTCTCATCGTCCAAAGCACCGGTCGGCTCATCGGCCAGCAGCAGCTTCGGCCGCCGCAGCAGGGCGCGGCAGATCGCCACCCGCTGCATCTCGCCGCCGCT is part of the Candidatus Polarisedimenticolia bacterium genome and encodes:
- a CDS encoding OsmC family peroxiredoxin, whose translation is MPTRTSSAAWKGGLKTGSGTVKVGKVYEGSYSFPSRFEEGAGTNPEEMLAAAHAACLSMALAAGLERAGTPATEISTRASATLEKVGEAFRITKMRLEVRGSVPGIAAAAFKEAAEKAKEGCPVSNAFKNNMTIEMEVMLEG
- a CDS encoding FKBP-type peptidyl-prolyl cis-trans isomerase; its protein translation is MRKLAMVAVLAGMAVLAGCKGSDATKTTGGNGQLLTEDDKTVYAMGVMLGGNVKSMSLTPEQIETMTRGFKDAALGKTPEVDPQSRAAQIQEFARGRATAAADAEKKKSADFLAQAEKESGAVKTESGIIIKTLTPGKGDSPKPTDTVKVHYTGKLTDGSVFDSSVQRGQPAEFALTGVIPCWTQGLQKMKVGEKAQLVCPSDVAYGDQGRPPRIPGGATLVFEVELLEIKK
- a CDS encoding class I SAM-dependent methyltransferase, yielding METSRLLDMRDCAREEFQSLHQAMRAIALGMQPAWFRPLLLRSARLKSYTGFDHWSRSWEYPWAILAARLPTPPARILDVGGGGSAFAYYLAGRGYECVVADPSLNEGAGCVYDRERTLGQNARSMIKKVLFRAAGIHSVWGLPEADRVHPIRFVADRADKLTFPDGHFDRVFCLSVIEHIPQEAWASCLNEMERVLKPGGFLVITEDMTPQEADAQVYRRLLEASRLRLLGDPRYPVPIPEQDARQRHPGQGYETIGLVWESPVAGGAKGNV
- a CDS encoding lipase maturation factor family protein, with translation MSDFLDPLFPPPESSAPTYWLTRFLILRLLGGIYLVAFLCAVRQIVPLIGSHGLLPLNHFLSRVESHFGSRMEGFLQFPSLFWADSSDAWLAGVAWIGAALSLLVLAGYANALIMALLWALYMSFVHVGQDWYGYGWEIQLLETGFLGIFLCPLLDPRPFPSRPPSIPVLVLFRWLIFRIMLGAGLIKMRGDPCWRDLTCLTTHYETQPIPNPLSRTLHFMPLWFHKLGVLFNHFAEMVAPWFAFGPRRARHVAGSVLLAFQLFLIASGNLSFLNYLTIVPILACFDDGLLCKVLPGWIVRRAERARLEARASRSQRWMAMTLVALVAVLSINVVSNLLSERQAMNTSFDRLELVNTYGAFGSVGKIRREIVFQGTSDTAPAETSVWRDYEFVCKPGDPQRRPCIISPYQPRIDWQIWFAAMSSPDRYPWTLHLIWKLLHNDSGALSLLAGNPFPDAPPRFIRAMLYEYHFAPPGNPTGAWWDRRPLGVWIPAVSTEDPRLLRFLTAYGWADSAATR
- a CDS encoding M14 family metallopeptidase, which codes for MKIRLRLPAPYPAVALAMAAGALAGLVAAPKTPSAAGRDDWRTPAEISEYRKTPRYAETMAYLKRLAAAAPSRLKIESFGTTGEGRDLVAVIASGDGTFDPAKIRRAGRPVVLIQNSIHAGEMDGKDSCLALLRDMTVTKEKAALLERAVVVVIPIYNADGHERFGAFNRINQNGPEEMGWRTQAMNLNLNRDYLKADAPETRAFLKLWDRWNPDFFVDDHVTDGADYLYDVTYNLDTTPDVFPALAEWQKTVLGPYLDRSVKESGHAIGPLVFLRDDSDPAEGLAVFPDTPRYSTGYTILRNRPGMLVELHMLKDYKTRVTGNYELLRALLEAINRDAAKLVAMNREADAATIAEGGKATGRSPYPIRLEATKETQDFLYPSHDYRRATSEISGGIEISYLPALKEITVPRTAGVKIAKTVVPPRAYIVPAQWKAVIGVLEAHGLTMRRTSAPWSGEVGTYRCEGLKWQASSFEGRQVLFVPVEAREGEGSQGSCSAVRETISFPKGSVVVPLDQAAARVAIHFLEPEAPDSAMAWGFFNAVFEQKEYGESYVLEKLARDMLAKDPKLKEEFERKIAGDKEFAADPQARLAFFHRRSPWWDSRMGLYPVGRLDSLDSLPLAP
- a CDS encoding lipocalin family protein, coding for MRIGKAAALCILLCVGAVGLLSGDWHGAAPGNVWSFPRDHWAHPEFRNEWWYFTGILEEASGGGRRFGYQFTVFRIGLVPEKPPLDSRWSAGQLFMGHAAAADLSAARHRFSDVLYRDIPLLAGFSIFPEPRLAWSLAPPGTSEPWELRWNGEGFDFRMRDEVRGLAFDLSTRPLKPLVLEGPGGYSRKGDTADAASLYYSFTRLETRGTLTLEGRSIPVRGTSWMDREMSTTALAEDQEGWDWFGLRLEDGRDLMLYRLRQKSGGGSFRRGTIVDAAGKPRYLEPADWSGRSVETWTSPHTGAVYPARWILEIPSAGLTLEVEPELADQENVARRSANLAYWEGAVRVRSRGAIVGEGYMELTGYGRNSRPPL
- a CDS encoding FtsX-like permease family protein; translation: MIRLVLRGLAERLRAGPVLFLLTLAGVALGVASALSIQILNRSALQAFEASAQAVSGESDLTVAARGPRLAEEIFPKVLGTRGVAAAWPVLRTSVALPQSDGAFLEIVGLDLYAARSVPWKETPKDLAAALSEPGWIALTPKLAAARGWKVGDAFEATSGSRRLQLKVGALVDFQRIAPLAGPGLAVMDIAQAQALLGRAGEIDQVEIRSAAGAAGRELAQRLRRSLGPGVRIETPEQRRSQALGLLSAFRLNLTALSLVSLFVGTFLVYASIQASLLRRRAEFGLLRSLGAGRGQVAGLILAEVGVLSLAGVAIGLPLGVAAARANVKSVSATLSNLYLLQSVEHLSVPPGLLVLSAVLGLAAALAGSVAPCWEMSRKDARSLLSGYRLHERVGAAAPALLIAGVILAGSALIWYATFGSHLKPAGFVVGVAVLLALPLMSPYLLELSSSWMRSNAFALAYGVRSLGRSLGITAVAAAALTVTVSMLVGITVMIGSFRRTLELWVDATIRADVYVSTESYSRARGEAGIDAATLAALQGRAEVRAIDRLRQTFTEIEGRRVSVIGVDMELREGASRFALLEGDAREALRRARDEGAILVGEPLARKAGLRRGDRPRIVAAEGERRLPIAGVYYDYGSEQGSAAVDLKTFAKLFGEGPINNMALYLKPGADAESVAGRLQAELAGRGLRIRSNRELRQRILAIFDDTFAVTRLLRAMGLLIAVCGVTLTLLVLAREQVAELALYRALGASRPQIFRVFLGKGMGLAGFSLAAGSAGGMALALILIYGINRAYFGWTIALHFPAASVAADAALLLACAIAASLYPALRAARTPAVELSREDR